In Thermoanaerobacterium xylanolyticum LX-11, the genomic window ATGTTGGAAATGTAAAGATAGATCAAGTTGTAATAGGTTCTTGTACAAATGGCCGTCTACAAGATATGGAAGTGACGTATGAAATTTTAAAAGGCAAGAAGGTTCATCCAGATGTAAGGTTGATAATATTCCCAGCTACGCAAGACATTTACTTGGAATGTGTAAAAAGAGGCTATATAGAAGAGTTCATAAAGGCAGGTGCTGCTGTATCTACGCCAACATGCGGTCCTTGTTTAGGCGGTCACATGGGGATACTTGCAAAAGGTGAAAGGGCAATATCTACTACAAACAGAAACTTTGTTGGCAGGATGGGTCACATAGAAAGCGAAGTGTACTTGGCAAGTCCTGCTGTAGCAGCGGCATCAGCCATAAAAGGCTATATAGCAAGTCCTGAGGAGGTGGCTTAATTGGAAGGAAAGGCAATAAAGTACGGTGATAATGTGGATACGGATGTAATAATACCTGCAAGGTTTTTAAATACATCTGATCCAAAAGAACTTGCTGCCCATTGCATGGAAGATTTAGATAAAAGCTTTAAAGATAGAGTCAAACCTGGAGATATAATGGTTGCGGGGGACAATTTTGGTTGCGGTTCGTCAAGAGAACATGCACCTATAGCCATAAAGGAGTCTGGTATATCTTGTGTCATCGCAAAGTCGTTTGCCAGAATATTTTACAGAAATGCCATAAATATAGGATTGCCTATATTAGAATGTCCTGAAGCGGCGTCTTCAATAGAAGACGGTGATATTGTTTCAGTTGATTTTGAGACGGGTGTCATAAAAGACATAACTAAAGGTATCGAGTTTAAATCGCAGCCATTTCCTGAGTTTATAAAGAGGATAATCGAATGTGGCGGCCTTGTAAACTACGTAAAGGAAAAGGTGGTATAGATGTACAAGATAACTGTATTACCAGGAGATGGAATAGGGAAAGAAGTAATGGAGGAAGCCCTTAAAGTATTAAATGCTGTTTCAGAAAAATACAGCATTGAATTTGAAGTAGAGAAGTACCTGTTTGGCGGCTGTGCCATAGATGAGTTTGGAACGCCGTATCCTAAGGAAACAGAAGAAGCATGTCTTAAAAGCGATGCAGTCTTATTAGGGGCTGTAGGTGGTCCTAAGTGGGACGATTTAGATGGCGATAAAAGGCCTGAGGCAGGTCTTTTGGCTCTGAGAAAAAGCCTTGATGTATATGCAAATTTAAGGCCTGCCATTCTATTTAATTCTTTAAAAAGTGCATCACCTTTGAAGGATGAGATTTTAAAGGACGGATTAGATGTACTTGTTGTAAGGGAATTGACAGGTGGCATATATTTCGGCGATAGAGGAACTGAAAAGATTGATTATGGGTATAAAGCATATGATACAGAATC contains:
- the leuD gene encoding 3-isopropylmalate dehydratase small subunit, encoding MEGKAIKYGDNVDTDVIIPARFLNTSDPKELAAHCMEDLDKSFKDRVKPGDIMVAGDNFGCGSSREHAPIAIKESGISCVIAKSFARIFYRNAINIGLPILECPEAASSIEDGDIVSVDFETGVIKDITKGIEFKSQPFPEFIKRIIECGGLVNYVKEKVV